Below is a window of Leisingera sp. S132 DNA.
CCCCATGAAGCATCCATGCCTTCAGAATTGAAAGGGGCCCGGGCAGAACGGTCAAAGCGGGCCAGATCGGCAACATTATGAAACCAGGCGGCCATCGTGGCAAAGTCGCCTTTCTCAAGCGGCCGGAGCCAAAAAGCTGCGGACTGCCCCTGCAGCATTTGCTTTCCTCCTCTTTGCTTGCGGATCCCGAAACGGCCCCTTGCACCCTGAGGACGAGTCCCCGCCCGACAATACCACATTCCTTCCGTGCTTGGGACGTTCACTGCAGGCATGTTTGCAAAGACTTCTCTTCCAGGATCACCGAGTAACCCTCTATGGGCTACTAGCTTTCAGGCTTCCCCTTGCAGGTTAGGCGTGAAGGGAGCCGAGAAACGCCAAATTTGTTGCAAGCGCCATCTTTTTGGGGTTGCGGCCCTACGGCGGTAAGATTAAACCCCGCCGCAGTGGACCGATAGCTCAGCTGGATAGAGTACTTGACTACGAATCAAGGGGTCGGGGGTTCGAATCCTCCTCGGTCCGCCACTTCCTGAATTGTCGGGCGACACATAGTTTTGCCATTTGCGACAGAACCTTTCCTTTTTCGTGTCTCCAACATTCCCGCTCGCGCCTCCTGTTCCGCCAGTGGCGAAGCCTTCCCTGATTTTCACTTCGGAAGACCTCGTGTCTTCCGGAGGGCAAAGCAGGGTGGGCGCAGCCCGGACTGCGGCCGGGCGGTGATCTGACACACGGGGCCGGAGCGGTGAAATTGGGAGGGACCCGCGCCTGGCGCGGGAGGAACCGGATTTCTCCGTGGAGGCTGACGCGCAGCGGCATCAGAACCCGTGTTCAGATTGCCGGCCGGATGGCAGGCGGACCAATCAAACGGAAAATGCCGGGGCAGGGGGGTGAACTTCGTCCCTGTTGCCGGACACCAGGGTAATTTACCCCTGTCCAGGAAAGGAGCATGGAATGGGACAAACGAGACGGACGTTCACAGATGAATTCAAAGCCGCAGCGGTTGGTCGGCTTTATAAGCCTGGTGCTACACAAGGTGGTGTTGCCAAGGAGCTTGGAGTGACGAGCTCGCAATTGAAGACGTGGCGCTTGGAGATCGAAGCGGCGGGATCAATGGCGGCACTGCGCAGGCAGCAGGCGGATGCGGCGGAACTGGATCGTCTACGGAAGGAAAACAAACGTTTGAAGGTGGAAAATGAAATCCTTGAGAAAGCTTCCGCTTTTTTCGCCTCAAGGGCAGCGAAGACATGACTGCGAAACATGCCTTTGTCGCTGCCCATAAGGCTCTTTATCCCATTTCCCTGCTCTGTCGCATTCTGGGGATCGGCCGCAGTTGGTTTTATGGTTTTACTCAGTCGCAACCAACCCGAGATCAGCGGCAAAAGCTGCGTACCGACCGGGACGCCGAGTTGCTGCCAAAGATAAAAGCGGCGTTTTCTCAAAGCAAAAAACGATATGGGTCAAAGCGGGTCCACCAGGATCTGAAAGCCGATGGCGAGGCAGTCTCGGAGCGTCGCGTCGCCAGAATAATGAAGGAAAACAGTATCTCACCGCGTCTGCGCAAGCGCCGGAAGCCGCGCACGACTGACAGCAATCACTCTTTGAAACCATCGCCGAATTTGCTGGAGCAGCAGTTCGATTGTTCCGTTCCAAACCGGGTTTGGCTGGCCGACATTACCTACGTCGATACGGACGAAGGATGGCTCTACGTCGCCGCCATCAAAGACATGGCAACACGTGAAATCGTCGGCTGGGCCATGGACGGTCATCTGCGATCCAAACTGTGCTGTGATGCCTTGAACATGGCCCTGGGGCGGCGTGGTCCGGTGCCTGGGCTCATTCACCATTCGGATCGCGGCGTGCAATACGCTGGCAGCGAATACCGTGCGCTGCTCGGGTCCGCGAAGATCATCCAATCAATGAGCCGAACCGGCGAATGCCTGGATAACGCTCCAATGGAAAGTTTCTTCGAATCACTGAAAAAGGAACTGGTTCACCGGGAGCGCTTCAAAACGCGCGCCCAGGCAAAGGCGGCGATCTTCGAATACATTGAGGTCTTCTACAATCGCCAGCGACGTCATTCTGCCATCGGCTACCAAACCCCCGCGCAAGCATACGAAACCATGGCTTGGAAAAGCGCAGCGTAGGGTCAATAATCAAACTGTCCGGAAATCGGGACGAACTCCAAACAGGGGCTGGATGCCTGGCCGGACGATGCAGCGGGGCCTTCAGACACACTGTAAAGGTGTGCACATAACACCCGTTCGGCGACGTTCGCAATTCGTTGCACCGGTCCCAGGCATTCATCAGTTGCAAAACCCGGGCGCTGTCTCCATCTGTGAGCGCTCGGAATGCGTTGCTGCCCCAAGTGCGCGCCTTAGCTACCGTTGTCGAAATAGTACCTGTTACTGCTCTTGCGGCGGTACCGTCCGGACCCTGGCCTAACGTAAAAAAGCAGTATTCCAGTTATAAGACCATTTTCAAAGGGTCGGTGCGCGATCCTTCTCCGACATGTTCCGCACTTGCTGAAATCTGCGAGTTCCCCGCGGCAGGAGATTTCTGGAACTACTTCATGGGGCCAGAGCTGTCTCAAGTTGACGCGGCGTGCTTCAATTTTACGCCTTAAGGCTTGTTGGGCGGCTTACCAATGCCTTTATGGTTGCAAGGCCTCAATGCATCCTTCATCCTCCGGCTATATCACTAACCTTATAATATCAGGTGGAAAAATGGATTTACCCTCTGGTCCGTTAGGACCCTTGCAACGCAGCGTGGACGCAGCGGTTGGTACGATCGTAAACGTGGCTGATGGAGCCCTTGATGGGGGTACTCCCACAAACCGCTTTGATGAGATCATTGAGAACCAATCGGATCTTGCAGAAAGTGTTGACGGAAGACTCGATGGGCTGGAAAGGCTCGATGATCTCGGCATCGAACATGAATCCCTCACGGACTCGGTTCTTAGAGACATACATAACGATGTCTTGGACGATTTGGACAGCTCCGATCAAACTACCCGAGAAAATGCAGAAGCCATTCGCGACTACCTAGACGATCATAATTTATGGGACGATGATTACCGGCCCTCGCCTAATGATGAAACGGATGAAGCGGACCCAGGCGACAGCGCCCCTGTCGACGAGAAGAGCGACGACGGTGGTGAGCGTCCTACAGATAACGGGGACCCGGATGACAGCCGAGGAGACCCCCTAATAATTGACCTTGACGGGGATGGTGTGGAGCTAAGCTCGCTCGGGTCTTCGGATGTGTATTTCGATTTGGATGGCAATGGATTTGCAGAAAACACTGGCTGGGTTTCGCCTAACGATGGATTGCTAGTTCGTGATATAAATGATGATGGTGCCATCGTCGATGTTTCGGAGCTTTTTGGAGACACCGATGGCCATGAAGACGGCTTCAGCAGTCTTGCTTCACTTGATGAAAATGAAGACGGAAAAATAGACGCATCGGACGGAGTGTTTGGAGAGCTCAAGGTTTGGCGCGACCTTGATCAAGACGGGGAGTCTGATGATGGAGAATTGTTCACTCTTGAAGAACTGAAAATTGAATCAATTAGCTTAGATACCAACGATTCGCAGCAAACCGTAGAAGGGCATCTTGTCACTAAATCTTCCGCTGTTACTTTTTCTGACGGATCTGAACGTTCTCTGGTAGATGTATTTTTTGAGACTGACCCATACAGAAGCGTTGCCAGCATTGATCCGAATTTCGAGTATCATGTAGAGGCTCTGCATATCCCTCAGCTTTTCGGTACAGGCAATGTCGCGCATACCGCAGTGGCGCTCACTGAGGACTCCGGGCTGCGTGAACAGGCGAGAAATCTCCTTGAGCTCTTGGAGCAGGGCCGCATTTCTGAGTACCATGAGGCATTCGATGATTTCTTCCTGAGTTGGACCGGGGCAGACACTGCTGATGCAGATGGGCGCGGAGAATATGTCAACGGCCAGCAGCTAGCGGCTCTTGAGGCACTGTTTGGCCAAGAATACACTCTAACAATTGACCGGGTCTTCCGATCAAACAATCCTGATGAGGCATCCGGACCAGAGTTAACACAAATCTACGAGGACCAAAGAGACTGGTTCTCGATACGTTTTATTTCTCAGTCTGCAGCGGCGTCGACAGTTTTGGATGTTATTGATGGCGGATACACCATCCCGGAATACGACGAAATCGTAGAAAGTTTTACTTCACACCCGATGAGCGGTTTTTCTTCTCTCGTAGACGGCTACAATTCGTCCAATCAAAGCCTGAACACTGATTTGCCATCAGTTTTGCGGGCACTGTCAGACCTTGTAGCCTCGAATTTAATCACGGTGCCTGAAGCAGTGTCCATTGGGCAACTGCTTCGCTTTGATTTCGGTCCATCTCAGGCTGAATTTACAGAAGCCGTTTTATCCGCGGGTCCTGAGTCTGGTGTCGATTTCAGCGATGAATTTTATGTTCGCCTCGCCTACGGAACCCACGAGTTTGTGGCTGGGGATGATGAAGAAAACATCTTATCCGTGTCGGATGGCCCAGCTTATCTCCGCGGACATGAAGGTAACGATTCGCTATCTGGTTCCGATAACTTCGTTATTTTTGACGGGGGGGGCGGTGATGACATGCTGAATGGCGGAAACGGCGAGAACATTTACATCTATCGTTTCGGCGACGGCGATGACGTCATCACGGACCGCAGCAGCCAGAACTTGGACGACCGCCTGGTTTTCACCGATGTGCATGTGGATGATGTCACCTTCTCGCAGAACGCGGGAAAGGATCTGGTGATCACCCTAAGCAATGGAGAGACCGTCACTGTCACCGATCATTTTGAGAATGATCAGGAAGACATGGAGCTGATTGAATTTGCTGATGGCACCGTGCTGGATCTCGCTGCCATAACTGCAAAAACAATAAGCGATCAGAACGGTAGCGGGGATGATCTGGTTCTTGGCAGTAATGGGAATGATCGTTTCTTCGGCGGAGAAGGGAATGACACCCTAAATGGCGGAAACGGCGCAGATACGTATCTCTACAGCCTTGGCGACGGCGATGACGTCATCACGGACCGCAGCAGCCAGAACTTGGACGACCGCCTGGTTTTCACCGATGTGCATGTGGATGATGTCACCTTCTCGCAGAACGCGGGAAAGGATCTGGTGATCACCCTAAGCAATGGAGAGACCGTCACTGTCACCGATCATTTTGAGAATGATCAGGAAGACATGGAGCTGATTGAATTTGCTGATGGCACCGTGCTGGATCTCGCTGCCATAACTGCAAAAACAATAAGCGATCAGAACGGTAGCGGGGATGATCTGGTTCTTGGCAGTAATGGGAATGATCGTTTCTTCGGCGGAGAAGGGAATGACACCCTAAATGGCGGAAACGGCGCAGATACGTATCTCTACAGCCTTGGCGACGGCGATGACGTCATCACGGACCGCAGCAGCCAGAACTTGGACGACCGCCTGGTTTTCACCGATGTGCATGTGGATGATGTCACCTTCTCGCAGAACGCGGGAAAGGATCTGGTGATCACCCTAAGCAATGGCGAGACCGTCACCGTCACCGATCATTTTGAAAATGATCAGGAAGACATGGAACTGATTGAGTTCGCTGACGGCACCGTGCTGGATCTCGCCGCCATAACAGAGAAGGCGATCAGCGATCAGAACGGCGCCGGGGATGATCTGGTTCTTGGCAGCTATGGGAATGACCGTTTCTTTGGCGGAGAAGGGAATGACACTCTAAACGGCGGAAGCGGCGCAGACACGTATCTCTACAGCCTCGGCGATGGCAATGACGTTATTGCCGACCGCAGCAGCCAGGAATTGGACGACCGTCTGGTCTTCACCGATGTAAATGTGGAGGACGTCACCTTCTCGCAGAATGCGGGCAAGGACCTGGTCA
It encodes the following:
- a CDS encoding IS3 family transposase, with amino-acid sequence MTAKHAFVAAHKALYPISLLCRILGIGRSWFYGFTQSQPTRDQRQKLRTDRDAELLPKIKAAFSQSKKRYGSKRVHQDLKADGEAVSERRVARIMKENSISPRLRKRRKPRTTDSNHSLKPSPNLLEQQFDCSVPNRVWLADITYVDTDEGWLYVAAIKDMATREIVGWAMDGHLRSKLCCDALNMALGRRGPVPGLIHHSDRGVQYAGSEYRALLGSAKIIQSMSRTGECLDNAPMESFFESLKKELVHRERFKTRAQAKAAIFEYIEVFYNRQRRHSAIGYQTPAQAYETMAWKSAA
- a CDS encoding calcium-binding protein; this translates as MADGALDGGTPTNRFDEIIENQSDLAESVDGRLDGLERLDDLGIEHESLTDSVLRDIHNDVLDDLDSSDQTTRENAEAIRDYLDDHNLWDDDYRPSPNDETDEADPGDSAPVDEKSDDGGERPTDNGDPDDSRGDPLIIDLDGDGVELSSLGSSDVYFDLDGNGFAENTGWVSPNDGLLVRDINDDGAIVDVSELFGDTDGHEDGFSSLASLDENEDGKIDASDGVFGELKVWRDLDQDGESDDGELFTLEELKIESISLDTNDSQQTVEGHLVTKSSAVTFSDGSERSLVDVFFETDPYRSVASIDPNFEYHVEALHIPQLFGTGNVAHTAVALTEDSGLREQARNLLELLEQGRISEYHEAFDDFFLSWTGADTADADGRGEYVNGQQLAALEALFGQEYTLTIDRVFRSNNPDEASGPELTQIYEDQRDWFSIRFISQSAAASTVLDVIDGGYTIPEYDEIVESFTSHPMSGFSSLVDGYNSSNQSLNTDLPSVLRALSDLVASNLITVPEAVSIGQLLRFDFGPSQAEFTEAVLSAGPESGVDFSDEFYVRLAYGTHEFVAGDDEENILSVSDGPAYLRGHEGNDSLSGSDNFVIFDGGGGDDMLNGGNGENIYIYRFGDGDDVITDRSSQNLDDRLVFTDVHVDDVTFSQNAGKDLVITLSNGETVTVTDHFENDQEDMELIEFADGTVLDLAAITAKTISDQNGSGDDLVLGSNGNDRFFGGEGNDTLNGGNGADTYLYSLGDGDDVITDRSSQNLDDRLVFTDVHVDDVTFSQNAGKDLVITLSNGETVTVTDHFENDQEDMELIEFADGTVLDLAAITAKTISDQNGSGDDLVLGSNGNDRFFGGEGNDTLNGGNGADTYLYSLGDGDDVITDRSSQNLDDRLVFTDVHVDDVTFSQNAGKDLVITLSNGETVTVTDHFENDQEDMELIEFADGTVLDLAAITEKAISDQNGAGDDLVLGSYGNDRFFGGEGNDTLNGGSGADTYLYSLGDGNDVIADRSSQELDDRLVFTDVNVEDVTFSQNAGKDLVITLSNGETVTVTDHFENDQEDMELIEFADGTVLDLTDISAKSISDQVGDNSGDDTIVGTSGDDNLDGGAGNDRIDGGSGADTHNGGAGDDYLIGNTGADLFDGGEGADTLDFTYSSNGYTIDLSQSTAVFTDGFVEQVLNIENVIAGRGHNTLIGSDADNFLDGGRGNDTLSGGNGNDQLEGGDGDDNHQGGAGNDTLFGSIGDDFFDGGEGIDTLDFSYSSNHFTVDLSQSKATFSDGFVEQVTNIENLVGGSGNNTLIGSNADNQIDGGTGNDTLTGGLGVDTFVFGNQFGSDQVTDFEDGADRLKLDIEGVSFGDVVISDASGDAQITVANHGTVILHGVNAALLSEDDFLF
- a CDS encoding transposase, which translates into the protein MGQTRRTFTDEFKAAAVGRLYKPGATQGGVAKELGVTSSQLKTWRLEIEAAGSMAALRRQQADAAELDRLRKENKRLKVENEILEKASAFFASRAAKT